A genomic region of Ewingella sp. CoE-038-23 contains the following coding sequences:
- the kdsB gene encoding 3-deoxy-manno-octulosonate cytidylyltransferase encodes MSFIAIIPARFASSRLPGKPLADIGGKPMVVHVMERAKESGADRVIVATDHPDVFAAVEAAGGEVCMTRADHQSGTERLAEVIELYGFSDEDIIVNVQGDEPLVPPVIIKQVADNLASCEAGMATLAVPIETAEEAFNPNAVKVVMDVNGYALYFSRATIPWERERFAKSRETVGDTFLRHIGIYAYRAGFIRRYVNWAPSPLENIELLEQLRVLWYGEKIHVAVAKEVPSVGVDTPEDLQRVREFLAH; translated from the coding sequence ATGAGTTTTATTGCCATCATTCCTGCCCGCTTTGCTTCCAGCCGCCTGCCGGGGAAACCTCTGGCGGATATCGGCGGCAAGCCAATGGTCGTTCATGTGATGGAACGCGCGAAAGAGTCCGGTGCCGATCGCGTTATCGTCGCCACCGACCATCCTGACGTTTTTGCTGCAGTAGAAGCGGCTGGCGGCGAAGTTTGCATGACCCGCGCTGACCACCAGTCAGGCACTGAGCGTCTGGCCGAAGTCATCGAACTGTACGGCTTTTCCGACGAGGACATTATCGTCAATGTGCAGGGCGACGAGCCTCTGGTGCCGCCGGTGATTATCAAGCAGGTCGCTGATAATCTGGCCTCCTGTGAAGCCGGCATGGCGACTTTAGCGGTGCCTATTGAAACGGCAGAAGAGGCGTTCAACCCTAACGCGGTAAAAGTGGTGATGGACGTCAACGGCTACGCGCTCTATTTCTCGCGGGCAACCATTCCGTGGGAGCGCGAGCGTTTTGCTAAATCCAGAGAGACTGTCGGTGATACGTTCCTGCGCCACATTGGCATTTATGCCTATCGCGCCGGTTTCATTCGCCGCTATGTCAACTGGGCGCCAAGCCCGCTTGAGAATATCGAGCTTCTGGAGCAGCTGCGCGTGCTGTGGTACGGCGAAAAAATCCACGTGGCCGTAGCGAAAGAAGTGCCGTCGGTGGGTGTCGATACGCCAGAAGATTTGCAGCGCGTGCGCGAGTTTCTGGCCCACTAA
- a CDS encoding Trm112 family protein: MDHRLLEIVACPVCTGKLYFNKESQELICKVDGLAYPVRDGIPVLLETEARALSADETHP; encoded by the coding sequence ATGGATCATCGTTTACTCGAAATTGTTGCTTGCCCTGTCTGTACCGGTAAGCTTTATTTCAATAAAGAGTCGCAAGAATTAATTTGTAAAGTGGACGGACTGGCTTATCCGGTGCGCGACGGCATTCCGGTGTTGTTAGAAACTGAAGCCCGTGCGCTTTCTGCTGACGAGACGCATCCATGA
- a CDS encoding YcbJ family phosphotransferase codes for MEQLKAELSIVLGERLSRLECVSEQPYAHLYAIYDEQGHAVPLMAKSYVCSGIASQEAYKLSMLAREGVVRVPTVFGLVTTSQSPFKEVLLIERLRGVSAEAPTRTPQRGEMLIEQIIEGLLAWHRIDSHGHVGTVDSTQDNKWSLWYQQRVEALWASISHLQSAQLTQEDRTLLFRSRASLPSLFTDFNDNSVLLHGNLSLRSLLKDPRSDQLLAMINPGTLLWGPREFELFRLWEKGMSEQLLFRYLQRAPVSESFLARRGLYLLWESVSHLLHTGKLDRPAFEHAKQQLLPWLN; via the coding sequence ATGGAACAGCTGAAAGCCGAATTAAGTATTGTGCTGGGCGAACGCCTGTCTCGCCTTGAATGCGTTAGCGAGCAACCTTATGCCCATCTCTATGCGATTTATGATGAGCAGGGGCACGCCGTGCCGCTAATGGCCAAAAGTTACGTCTGTTCGGGCATTGCCAGCCAGGAGGCGTATAAATTGTCGATGCTGGCGCGCGAGGGCGTGGTGCGCGTGCCGACGGTATTTGGTTTAGTTACCACCAGCCAATCGCCTTTTAAGGAGGTCTTACTGATCGAGCGCCTTCGAGGCGTTTCTGCCGAAGCTCCGACCCGCACGCCGCAGCGCGGCGAGATGCTGATAGAGCAGATTATCGAAGGGCTGCTGGCGTGGCACCGCATTGACAGCCATGGACACGTGGGCACGGTGGATAGCACGCAGGACAATAAGTGGTCGCTGTGGTATCAGCAGCGCGTTGAGGCACTTTGGGCTTCCATCAGCCATTTGCAGTCAGCGCAGCTGACGCAGGAAGATCGCACTTTGCTGTTCCGTTCTCGCGCCAGCCTGCCCAGCCTGTTTACTGACTTTAATGATAATTCCGTACTGCTTCACGGCAACCTCTCACTGCGCAGTCTGTTAAAAGACCCGCGCAGCGACCAGCTCTTAGCCATGATCAACCCCGGCACGCTGCTGTGGGGGCCAAGGGAGTTTGAGCTGTTCCGCCTGTGGGAGAAAGGGATGAGCGAGCAGCTGCTATTTCGCTATTTACAGCGTGCGCCGGTCTCAGAAAGCTTCCTCGCCCGGCGCGGTTTATATCTTCTGTGGGAATCTGTCTCCCACTTGCTACACACCGGCAAGCTGGACCGCCCGGCGTTTGAACACGCTAAACAGCAGCTGCTTCCATGGCTTAACTGA
- the ihfB gene encoding integration host factor subunit beta, whose amino-acid sequence MTKSELIERLAGQHSHVPAKAIEDAVKEMLEHMAATLADGERIEIRGFGSFSLHYRAPRVGRNPKTGDKVELDGKYVPHFKPGKELRDRANIYG is encoded by the coding sequence ATGACCAAGTCTGAACTTATTGAAAGACTTGCTGGCCAGCACTCTCATGTCCCGGCGAAAGCCATTGAGGATGCAGTGAAAGAGATGCTTGAACATATGGCTGCAACTTTAGCTGATGGCGAACGCATTGAGATCCGTGGGTTTGGCAGTTTTTCTCTTCACTACCGTGCTCCGCGTGTTGGTCGTAACCCAAAAACTGGCGACAAAGTGGAGTTGGACGGTAAGTACGTTCCGCATTTCAAGCCGGGCAAAGAGTTGCGCGATCGCGCGAATATTTATGGTTAA
- a CDS encoding ComEC family protein has translation MDEIALAAIAGMLPLIFLPQLPGFYACLFMALGVIGGGRINRRLSLLVAIILLSLLWGTHNGHYLLKQTESLSLGKKEVIAELKTINLHQSGSQLVIFKIERVDGELLFPPIYFRSRWEGEGNFCAGQKWQLSVNLRPVHALLNEGGFDSQRWALANRWPLTGRISSRTLISPECSLRQRLISHVQQVITPLGNSAVLMALAFGEKGLIKAEDKMLMQRTGIAHLIAISGLHIGIAAWFGYVLARALQFLLPIKYIDYRFPLIASELFLLTYTWLAGGNAPAVRAAVALSLWLLLRFMRVKCHPWQIWLWCVALIVISDPMSILSDSFWLSCFAVAALIFWFQWAPLPQRVGHSWRWAAVRWAHLQLGMTILLLPLQVGLFHGVNLSSFAANMWAVPIVSLFTVPLVLLGVICSGALPALVTEKMWLMADQSLSLVFWGVQRFSGGWFYLSEPAVALTLAGWGSVIVWRLGWLRIFPATVIGLASVLMVWFYRTDGENWRVDMVDVGHGLAMLISKNGKGVLYDTGNRWETGSAAEMNILPLIRWRNIQLEQIIISHAHADHRGGLDAIMRAFPSATLRESVIGSPLPCHAGITWEWQGLSFAALWPERAGIMSGNDDSCVVRVSDGNFSVLLTGDIESGAERKIVSRYRGALGSTVLQVPHHGSNTSSTPPFLRAVAPELAISSSSRFNKWHLPAQKVMARYRNARLAWRDTSRSGQLSVHFYDKYWRVEGFREQIFPRWYHRRFGVSGDNE, from the coding sequence ATGGATGAGATAGCGCTGGCTGCGATCGCCGGAATGCTGCCACTGATTTTTCTTCCCCAACTGCCGGGCTTCTATGCCTGTCTTTTCATGGCCCTTGGCGTGATAGGCGGTGGGAGGATTAACCGTAGATTGTCGCTACTTGTCGCCATTATTTTGCTGAGCCTGCTGTGGGGGACGCACAATGGACACTATTTACTTAAGCAAACCGAGAGCCTGAGTCTGGGCAAGAAAGAGGTGATTGCCGAGCTAAAAACGATAAATTTGCATCAATCAGGTAGTCAGTTAGTCATCTTTAAAATCGAAAGAGTCGACGGTGAGTTACTCTTTCCTCCGATTTATTTTCGCAGTCGTTGGGAGGGGGAGGGTAACTTCTGCGCTGGCCAAAAGTGGCAGCTAAGCGTCAATTTACGCCCAGTCCACGCCCTGCTAAATGAGGGTGGGTTCGATAGCCAGCGCTGGGCATTAGCCAACCGCTGGCCTTTAACTGGCAGGATCAGCAGCAGAACGCTCATCAGCCCCGAATGCAGTCTGCGCCAGCGTCTAATTTCCCACGTGCAACAGGTTATCACTCCCTTGGGGAACAGCGCGGTGCTAATGGCTTTAGCCTTTGGCGAGAAGGGGCTGATAAAAGCCGAAGACAAAATGCTGATGCAGCGAACAGGCATTGCTCATCTGATTGCTATCTCAGGGCTGCACATCGGCATAGCGGCCTGGTTTGGCTATGTGTTGGCGCGAGCGCTGCAATTCTTATTACCGATTAAATATATCGATTATCGCTTCCCACTCATCGCCAGCGAGTTATTCCTGCTGACCTACACCTGGTTGGCAGGAGGTAACGCCCCCGCCGTGAGGGCCGCCGTGGCGCTTTCACTATGGCTGCTATTGCGATTCATGCGAGTTAAATGCCATCCGTGGCAAATATGGCTGTGGTGCGTCGCGCTAATAGTGATTAGCGACCCGATGAGTATTCTTTCGGATAGCTTCTGGCTCTCCTGTTTCGCGGTGGCGGCCCTGATCTTCTGGTTTCAGTGGGCGCCTTTACCGCAGCGAGTAGGGCACTCATGGCGCTGGGCTGCGGTGCGCTGGGCCCATTTGCAGCTGGGAATGACGATTTTGCTGCTACCTCTCCAAGTCGGCCTGTTCCACGGCGTCAATCTCTCTTCTTTCGCCGCGAATATGTGGGCCGTGCCTATCGTTTCGCTATTTACCGTGCCCTTGGTACTGCTAGGCGTAATTTGCTCAGGTGCACTGCCAGCCCTTGTTACAGAGAAAATGTGGCTAATGGCAGACCAGAGCTTGTCGCTGGTATTTTGGGGCGTGCAGAGATTCTCAGGTGGCTGGTTCTATTTAAGTGAGCCAGCCGTCGCACTCACTTTGGCAGGGTGGGGGAGTGTGATTGTCTGGCGCCTGGGGTGGCTTAGGATTTTCCCCGCCACCGTAATAGGCCTGGCCTCGGTGCTAATGGTCTGGTTCTACAGGACGGATGGAGAGAATTGGCGTGTGGACATGGTGGATGTCGGCCATGGCCTTGCCATGTTGATCAGCAAAAACGGCAAGGGGGTGTTATATGATACTGGGAACCGCTGGGAGACGGGTTCGGCGGCCGAGATGAATATTCTACCCTTGATCAGATGGCGCAATATTCAGCTTGAACAGATCATTATTAGCCATGCTCACGCCGACCATCGCGGTGGTTTAGACGCCATAATGCGGGCATTTCCTTCGGCGACTCTAAGGGAAAGCGTGATAGGTTCACCACTGCCTTGCCATGCTGGTATTACTTGGGAGTGGCAAGGGCTGTCCTTTGCTGCGCTTTGGCCGGAAAGGGCGGGAATCATGTCCGGCAATGATGACAGCTGCGTCGTGAGGGTCAGTGACGGGAATTTCAGTGTTTTACTGACCGGAGATATTGAATCAGGCGCTGAACGCAAAATTGTTTCAAGATATCGCGGGGCCTTAGGCTCGACGGTGTTGCAGGTTCCTCATCATGGCAGCAATACGTCATCAACACCGCCGTTTTTGCGCGCTGTCGCACCGGAACTGGCGATTTCTTCCTCATCTCGCTTCAATAAGTGGCATCTCCCCGCGCAAAAAGTGATGGCAAGGTATCGAAATGCCAGACTAGCCTGGCGTGATACCTCACGCTCAGGCCAGTTATCTGTTCATTTTTATGACAAATATTGGCGCGTGGAAGGATTCAGAGAGCAAATATTTCCTCGTTGGTATCATCGTCGGTTTGGCGTATCAGGTGATAATGAGTAG
- the elyC gene encoding envelope biogenesis factor ElyC, producing the protein MPFILKKAIGGLLLPLPFLLMIMAVALVLLWFTRWQKAGKVCFLLSWLALALLSLQPVADALLRPLESTYPTYRANSAQPLKYVVVLGGGYTYNPDWAPSSNLINNSLPRVAEGIRVYRENPGSKMIFTGGKAIGNPVSTAEVAAKVAISLGVPQSDIIMLDTPRDTHEEAEQVKIHIGDQPMALVTSANHLPRAMIFFEQQGLHPTPAPANQLAIDSPLNPWEKILPSSLFLGHSERIWYETLGRIWQRIGSSGD; encoded by the coding sequence ATGCCATTTATTCTCAAAAAAGCCATTGGGGGGCTGCTGCTCCCGCTACCCTTTTTATTAATGATCATGGCGGTAGCGCTGGTTTTACTGTGGTTTACTCGCTGGCAGAAAGCAGGAAAAGTCTGCTTTTTACTGAGTTGGCTCGCTCTGGCCCTTTTAAGCCTGCAACCTGTGGCTGATGCTTTGCTGCGGCCGCTAGAATCAACCTATCCCACTTACCGCGCCAATAGCGCGCAGCCGTTAAAATATGTGGTGGTGTTAGGCGGCGGGTACACTTATAACCCAGACTGGGCACCCAGTTCCAATTTGATCAATAACAGCCTGCCACGAGTAGCAGAAGGCATTCGGGTTTATCGGGAGAATCCGGGGTCGAAGATGATTTTCACCGGCGGAAAAGCCATTGGCAACCCGGTGAGTACAGCAGAAGTGGCGGCGAAAGTGGCCATCAGCCTCGGCGTGCCGCAGAGCGATATCATCATGCTCGACACCCCGCGTGATACTCACGAAGAGGCCGAGCAGGTGAAAATACATATTGGAGATCAGCCTATGGCGCTGGTGACCTCTGCCAATCACCTGCCGCGCGCCATGATTTTCTTCGAGCAGCAGGGTCTGCACCCTACTCCTGCTCCGGCCAATCAGCTGGCCATCGACTCGCCGCTCAATCCTTGGGAAAAAATATTGCCAAGCTCGCTGTTCTTAGGACACAGCGAACGAATTTGGTATGAAACTCTGGGGCGAATCTGGCAACGAATTGGCAGCAGTGGCGACTGA
- the cmoM gene encoding tRNA uridine 5-oxyacetic acid(34) methyltransferase CmoM: protein MQDRNFDDIAEKFSRNIYGTTKGRIRQAVLGQDLRELIATLPQRPLRILDAGGGEGQMACELAALGHQVLLCDLSGEMIRRAKAAAEEKGVSDNMQFVQCPAQNVAQHLEQPVDLILFHAVIEWLAEPQQALQALTDCLAPGGALSLMFYNIHGLVMRHMILGNFGHVEAGVPKIKKSSLLPDHPLEPQQVYAWLDALGMVITGKTGVRVFHDYLRNRQQHKQDFDELLALEQRYCRQEPFVSLGRYIHVMAHKPNLKDES from the coding sequence ATGCAGGATCGTAATTTCGACGATATCGCCGAAAAGTTCTCACGCAATATTTACGGTACGACCAAAGGTCGTATTCGTCAGGCCGTGCTGGGACAAGATCTTCGCGAACTGATCGCTACGCTCCCCCAGAGGCCGCTGCGCATTCTGGATGCCGGGGGCGGCGAAGGGCAGATGGCGTGCGAACTCGCCGCTTTGGGACATCAGGTCTTGTTGTGCGATCTCTCTGGTGAGATGATCCGCCGCGCCAAAGCGGCCGCCGAGGAAAAAGGTGTGAGCGACAACATGCAATTTGTACAATGTCCTGCTCAGAACGTCGCTCAGCATTTGGAACAGCCTGTTGATCTGATATTGTTTCACGCGGTGATTGAATGGCTCGCGGAACCTCAACAGGCGCTGCAGGCATTAACCGATTGTTTGGCGCCGGGTGGTGCCTTGTCGCTAATGTTTTACAATATCCATGGTCTGGTGATGCGTCACATGATCTTGGGTAACTTCGGTCACGTCGAAGCAGGCGTGCCAAAAATTAAAAAAAGCTCGCTGTTGCCGGATCATCCTCTGGAACCTCAACAAGTTTATGCCTGGCTTGATGCGTTGGGGATGGTGATCACGGGCAAAACCGGTGTTCGCGTTTTCCATGATTACTTGCGTAACCGGCAACAACATAAACAGGATTTCGACGAGCTTCTGGCGCTGGAACAGCGTTATTGCCGACAGGAACCTTTTGTTAGTTTGGGACGTTACATCCACGTGATGGCGCACAAACCCAATCTGAAGGACGAATCATGA
- the msbA gene encoding lipid A ABC transporter ATP-binding protein/permease MsbA — protein MMNDKDLSTWQTFRRLWPMITPFKAGLIAAAVALVANAASDTFMLSLLKPLLDDGFGKADRSILLWMPLAVIALMIVRGISGYVSSYCISWVSGKVVMQMRRRLFGHMMGMPVAFFDQQSTGTLLSRITYDSEQVASSSSSALVTVVREGASIIGLFIMMFYYSWQLSIILVVIAPVVSIVIRLVSKRFRDISKNMQNTMGHVTTSAEQMLKGHKEVLIFGGQKVETERFDSVSNRMRQQGMRLVSASSISDPIIQLIASLALAFVLYAASFPSVMETLSAGTITVVFSSMIALMRPLKSLTNVNAQFQRGMAACQTLFSILDMEQEKDEGKRVVERAKGDIEFKNVTFTYPGRDAPALRDVAFTIPAGRTVALVGRSGSGKSTIASLMTRFYDIQEGQILMDGHDLREYTLSSLRNQVALVSQNVHLFNDTIANNIAYARTDVFSREEIEKAAKMAYAMDFINKMDNGLDTVIGENGVLLSGGQRQRIAIARALLRDSPVLILDEATSALDTESERAIQAALDELQKNRTSLVIAHRLSTIEKADEILVIEDGRVVERGSHAELLEMRGAYAQLHRMQFGQ, from the coding sequence ATTATGAATGATAAAGATCTCTCCACCTGGCAGACATTCCGCCGCCTTTGGCCGATGATTACCCCTTTCAAAGCAGGGCTTATCGCGGCGGCTGTTGCGCTGGTGGCGAACGCCGCCAGTGACACTTTCATGCTGTCTCTGTTGAAACCTCTGCTGGATGATGGTTTTGGCAAAGCCGATCGCTCTATCTTGCTTTGGATGCCGCTGGCGGTAATCGCATTAATGATTGTGCGAGGGATCAGTGGCTATGTTTCTAGCTACTGCATTTCATGGGTATCGGGCAAAGTGGTGATGCAAATGCGTCGCCGTCTGTTTGGCCACATGATGGGCATGCCGGTCGCCTTCTTCGACCAACAATCGACGGGCACATTGCTGTCACGTATTACTTATGATTCCGAGCAGGTTGCCTCTTCTTCTTCAAGCGCGCTGGTAACAGTGGTACGTGAAGGGGCATCGATTATTGGCCTGTTCATCATGATGTTCTACTACAGCTGGCAGCTTTCGATCATTTTGGTGGTGATTGCGCCGGTTGTCTCGATTGTTATCCGTCTGGTTTCAAAGCGTTTTCGCGATATCAGCAAAAACATGCAGAACACCATGGGTCATGTTACAACCAGCGCCGAGCAGATGCTCAAAGGTCATAAAGAAGTGCTGATCTTTGGCGGGCAGAAAGTGGAAACTGAGCGTTTCGATTCTGTCAGCAACCGCATGCGTCAGCAGGGTATGCGTTTGGTGTCGGCATCATCGATTTCTGACCCGATTATTCAGCTTATCGCCTCTCTGGCGCTGGCATTTGTTCTTTATGCAGCCAGCTTCCCGTCTGTGATGGAAACACTGAGCGCCGGTACTATCACTGTCGTGTTCTCTTCCATGATCGCTTTAATGCGCCCGTTGAAATCACTGACCAACGTTAATGCCCAATTCCAGCGCGGTATGGCAGCTTGCCAGACGCTGTTCTCTATCCTCGATATGGAGCAGGAAAAGGATGAAGGTAAACGCGTCGTTGAGCGCGCCAAAGGCGATATTGAATTCAAAAACGTCACCTTTACCTATCCTGGGCGCGATGCGCCAGCGCTGCGCGATGTGGCTTTCACCATCCCTGCGGGCCGTACTGTTGCTCTGGTAGGGCGTTCTGGCTCGGGTAAATCGACCATTGCCAGCCTGATGACGCGTTTCTATGACATTCAGGAAGGCCAAATCCTGATGGATGGCCATGATTTGCGTGAATACACGCTGTCATCGCTGCGTAATCAGGTGGCTTTGGTATCGCAAAATGTCCACCTCTTTAACGATACCATTGCTAATAACATTGCCTATGCGCGCACCGACGTCTTCAGCCGCGAAGAGATTGAGAAAGCCGCCAAAATGGCCTATGCCATGGACTTCATTAATAAAATGGATAACGGTCTCGATACGGTAATTGGCGAGAACGGCGTGCTGCTGTCTGGCGGCCAGCGCCAGCGTATTGCTATTGCCCGTGCTCTGCTGCGTGACTCGCCGGTGCTGATCCTCGATGAAGCAACCTCGGCGCTGGATACGGAGTCAGAGCGTGCGATTCAAGCCGCGCTTGACGAGCTGCAAAAGAACCGTACTTCGCTGGTGATTGCGCACCGTCTCTCAACTATTGAAAAAGCCGATGAAATTCTGGTAATTGAAGATGGCCGAGTGGTTGAACGCGGTTCCCACGCCGAGCTGCTTGAGATGCGCGGCGCTTATGCCCAGTTGCACCGGATGCAGTTTGGCCAATGA
- the lpxK gene encoding tetraacyldisaccharide 4'-kinase, which translates to MIERIWSGKSPLYLLLLPLSWLYGLITCGLRLCYRKGWKKSWRSPVPIIVVGNLTAGGNGKTPVVIWLIELLQRQGLHAGVVSRGYGGKSETYPLVLDANTQTAEAGDEPVLIYQRTGAPVAVSPVRSDAVKALLKNHQLDVIVTDDGLQHYALQRDLEIVVVDGIRRFGNGWWLPAGPMRERASRLRSVDAVITNGGQSEPGEIAMHLQPGMAVNLLTGEQRDATSLPQVVAMAGIGHPPRFFATLKNLQVTTQAEFAFADHQDYQSEQLSALLGAEQTLLMTEKDAVKCRSFAQPNWWYLPVNAHVSEADTARLLAKIDQVIAKK; encoded by the coding sequence ATGATAGAGCGAATCTGGTCAGGTAAGTCGCCACTTTATCTACTATTACTGCCTCTTTCATGGCTGTACGGGTTGATAACCTGCGGGTTACGGCTCTGCTATAGAAAGGGGTGGAAAAAGAGTTGGCGCTCGCCTGTCCCGATTATCGTGGTCGGTAATCTCACTGCCGGTGGCAATGGGAAAACGCCGGTGGTGATTTGGTTGATTGAACTGTTACAGCGTCAGGGTTTACACGCAGGCGTAGTTTCTCGCGGCTACGGCGGTAAGTCAGAGACTTATCCGTTGGTGCTTGATGCAAATACCCAAACGGCCGAAGCGGGCGATGAGCCTGTGCTGATTTATCAGCGCACCGGCGCCCCGGTGGCGGTATCCCCAGTTCGATCCGATGCGGTAAAAGCGCTGCTCAAGAATCATCAGCTCGACGTGATTGTCACCGACGACGGCCTGCAGCATTACGCTTTGCAGCGTGATTTAGAAATTGTGGTGGTTGATGGCATACGTCGTTTCGGCAACGGCTGGTGGTTACCCGCCGGGCCAATGCGCGAAAGAGCATCGCGCCTGCGTTCTGTTGACGCCGTTATCACCAATGGCGGACAGAGCGAGCCGGGCGAAATCGCCATGCACTTGCAGCCGGGAATGGCCGTCAACTTGCTAACGGGTGAACAGCGCGATGCCACCTCTTTGCCACAGGTTGTTGCCATGGCGGGTATTGGGCACCCTCCGCGCTTCTTCGCCACGCTGAAAAACCTTCAAGTAACCACCCAAGCCGAGTTCGCCTTTGCCGATCATCAAGATTACCAATCCGAGCAACTGAGTGCTCTGCTCGGTGCTGAACAAACTCTATTGATGACGGAAAAAGACGCTGTCAAATGCAGAAGTTTTGCCCAGCCAAATTGGTGGTATTTGCCAGTTAATGCCCACGTTTCCGAGGCTGATACAGCCCGCCTGTTGGCAAAAATCGACCAAGTTATTGCGAAAAAATAG
- a CDS encoding cold-shock protein, giving the protein MMLKMGLVKWYIQAKGYGFICPLDGTSEIYVQRASIANTGNKSLNAGQRVEFTTYRSVAHGPSAADVIAF; this is encoded by the coding sequence ATGATGTTAAAAATGGGTTTAGTTAAATGGTACATCCAAGCTAAAGGCTATGGTTTTATTTGCCCTCTCGACGGTACGTCTGAAATTTATGTTCAGCGCGCCTCTATTGCTAATACAGGCAATAAATCTTTGAATGCTGGGCAGCGCGTAGAGTTCACCACCTACCGCAGCGTGGCTCACGGTCCGTCAGCAGCCGATGTGATCGCGTTCTAA
- a CDS encoding winged helix-turn-helix domain-containing protein: MSHPVISLSAARTLHLAAQQLQHPLKRKPQRDDLLTAITQMGLLQIDTISVVARSPYLVLFSRLGHYPQEWLEDALASGKLFEYWAHEACFIPIEDYALLRHRMLQPEKMGWKYSTEWVEKHQEDIDGILSHIAENGPVRSADFAGEKRSATGWWDWKPHKRHLETLFTSGKLMVVERRSFHRVYDLAERVMPGWNDATQALSQQDAEEIMLRRSAQSLGLFKPEWLADYYRLKRIKAQEVISRWLESGEVRPVNVKGLDGLFYVHQSQFSLLEQAINGKISSTVTALLSPFDPVVWDRKRALALFNFDYRLECYTPEPKRQYGYFTLPILHRGELIGRVDAKMHRKEKTFEVKTLHLESGTKLSPRRIKDITDAVSRFALWHEADRVLIGKVPEALRLHWEAGWSLLK; the protein is encoded by the coding sequence ATGTCTCACCCGGTTATATCTCTCTCTGCCGCCCGCACTTTGCACCTCGCTGCTCAACAACTTCAACACCCACTCAAGCGCAAGCCCCAACGGGACGATCTCCTCACAGCCATTACTCAGATGGGTTTGCTGCAAATTGATACCATTAGCGTGGTCGCCCGCAGCCCATATTTAGTGCTTTTTAGCCGCCTCGGGCACTATCCGCAGGAGTGGCTGGAAGACGCACTGGCGTCGGGTAAACTGTTTGAGTATTGGGCTCACGAAGCCTGTTTTATCCCCATCGAAGATTACGCTTTGCTACGCCACCGCATGCTTCAGCCTGAGAAAATGGGCTGGAAATACTCAACCGAGTGGGTCGAAAAGCATCAGGAAGACATTGACGGCATCCTCAGCCATATTGCGGAAAATGGCCCGGTGCGTTCGGCGGATTTCGCCGGAGAGAAGCGTTCAGCTACCGGCTGGTGGGACTGGAAGCCGCACAAGCGGCATCTGGAGACGCTGTTTACCTCAGGCAAGCTGATGGTGGTGGAGCGTCGCAGTTTTCATCGCGTTTACGACCTCGCAGAGCGCGTGATGCCCGGCTGGAATGATGCCACCCAGGCTCTGTCACAGCAGGATGCCGAAGAGATCATGCTGCGCCGGTCGGCGCAAAGTCTGGGCTTATTCAAACCTGAGTGGCTGGCAGATTATTATCGCCTGAAACGCATTAAAGCGCAGGAGGTGATATCCCGCTGGTTAGAAAGTGGTGAGGTCAGGCCGGTCAATGTAAAAGGGCTGGATGGCCTGTTCTATGTGCATCAGAGTCAGTTTTCCCTGCTGGAACAAGCCATTAACGGCAAAATTAGCTCGACGGTTACCGCGCTGCTTTCGCCATTCGACCCCGTGGTATGGGATAGAAAACGGGCGCTGGCGCTATTTAATTTTGATTACCGACTGGAATGTTACACGCCGGAGCCGAAGCGGCAATATGGCTATTTCACGTTGCCTATTTTGCATCGCGGAGAGCTGATCGGGCGCGTGGACGCCAAGATGCATCGCAAAGAGAAAACCTTTGAAGTGAAAACCTTGCACCTTGAGAGTGGTACTAAACTGAGCCCAAGACGCATCAAAGATATCACTGATGCCGTCAGTCGTTTTGCCTTATGGCACGAGGCTGATCGGGTGCTGATAGGGAAGGTACCAGAAGCGTTGCGGCTGCACTGGGAAGCGGGCTGGTCATTGCTCAAATAA